In the Mesorhizobium sp. M1D.F.Ca.ET.043.01.1.1 genome, GGTCGACATCGTGTCGAACGCTCCCTTTGAGGAATAAGCACGGGCTCCGGCTTGTACCGGCGACGAGTTCCTCTTCGAGCACTGACATCCCGCCAATGGCACAGGGCATTAAGTCGAGGACGTGGCCGCAGCCGCATCGCGCATCACAGGCGGCAATGTTTCCCAAGCCCGAATGAGCTCGCCGACTGACGCCACCTCCATCTTGCGCATCACATTGCCGCGGTGGAGCTTGACAGTGACCTCGCTGATCCCGAGGTCGAACGCGATCTGTTTATTCACTCTACCCTGCGCGACTTCGCGCAGGACTTCGCGTTCGCGCGGTGTCAGCGTCTCAAACCGTTCGACATTGCGCTTGACGATCCCTGCAGCGGCCCGTCGAGTGGCGTCCATCGCGATCCCCGCCGTAACAGCGTCAAGCAGAGTTTGATCACGCGCCGGCTTTGTGAGAAAGTCGATCGCGCCTGCCTTCATCGCCTGGACAGTCATCGGAATATCGCCATGCCCGGTCAGAAAAATGATCGGCTTGGAGTTACCGCTTTTTGCCAGACGATTCTGCAGGTCGAGACCACTCGCTCCCGGCATGCGGACGTCAAGGATCAAGCAGCCAGGCCCGTCCAATACGTCGGCGTCGAGAAGCTCGCGGGTCGAGGCAAAGCAGATCGACTCGAAGCCCGCCGATAGGATCAACTCGGACAGCGCTTCACGAACAGACGCATCATCATCGACAATGATGACTCGCGGCTGCTCCCCTTCTTGCTGCTTCGATAGCGGTGCCGATCTCCGCAGGAGCGGCTGCTCACTTGTCATGATCATCCTCCATTTTTTGATTGCGCAAAGCGTCGCCGACCGCCGTAAGCAGGGCTTTGGCATCGAAGGGCTTGCGGAAAAATCCGCTAACGCCCTGCGCCTGGTCCTGATCGGCTATCTCGTGGCGGCCCGTGATCAGGAACACCGGCAGCTCCGGGCGCACCTTCTTCACAAGTTTGCGAAGTTCAAAGCCGTCAACGCCAGGCATCCCGATGTCGGTGATAAGCACGCTCACGCTCGACAGGCCGCTGGCAAGCAAAGACCGACCCGACGAGAAGGTGCGAGCAGTATATCCAGCCGACTCTAGAAGGTCCTCCACCGATTCGAGCAGTCTTGGATCATCATCGACGATCGCTACGATGGGTCTTGGCTTTTTCACTCTCAGCCCTCTCTCGCCCTGCGCGAGTGGGTAATCGGTATCTTCAATTTCTCAGCGATGCGTACGAGGTCGGCGAGTGACGCCGCTGCCATTTTCTGCATGACATTCCTTCTATGGATTTCCAGGGTAACTTCGCTGATTCCCAATTCAGCGGCGGCTTGTTTGTTGAGCAGACCGCTCACAACAAGCGCCAGCACTTCGCGTTCGCGCGGCGTCAGGTCGAGATAACGTTGGTTTAGCGCTTTAAGGTCGGCGCGTTCGGATCGTTGGTCTTGGTCCTGTGCGATCGCAGCATGGATTGCGGCCATCAGCTCCGAGTCGCTGAACGGCTTCGTCAAGAAATCCACTGCGCCGTGCTTGATCGCCCTTACAGATGACGGGATGTCGCCGTGGCCCGTCACGAAAACGATCGGCGGATGATTGCCTTCCGCTATCTGTCTTTGCAGATCAAGGCCATTGATATCAGGCAGCTCAACGTCGAGGATGAGGCAGGCGGGAACATCTGGCTTTTCGGTGCTGATGTATTCCCCCGCCGATCTAAATGTCTTGGTGCCTATTCCGTGCGAGGACAGAAGCTCGCTGAGCGCCTCGCGGACCCGTGCATCGTCATCGACGATGTAGACAATATGGCTCTCAGTCGTCATGCCGCCGCTTTCGCTTCGATCGGCAGGGTAAAGATGAATTTTGCGCCGTGCGGTTCGTTCTTTTCTACCCACAACCGGCCACCGTGTGATTGTATGATCGATCTGCAGATCGCCAGTCCCATTCCCAAGCCTTCGTCTTTGGTTGTGAAGAACGGGTCGAATATCTTGTCAGGGAACTGCACACCTGCACCGCGATCGCTGACCTCCACCTGGATGGCGTCTCCGGTCCGGCGCACGCGCAGGCCAAGAACTCTGGATTCCGGGGCGGAAGCCATTGCTTCCGCGCCGTTGCGCATCAAATTGATCACCACCTGCAGAATCTGCACGCGGTCGATCCCCACGAGTGGAAGGCCGCGCTCGACATCCGTTTCAATGCGAATGCGAAGTCGCGCCGTCTCCTCGGCCATGAGATCCAGAGCTTCGCCCACGATGCTATCCAGCGCCGTCGAGCTTCGAGCTTCCGTGGACTGCTTGAACAGCGCGCGAGTGCGGCCAACAACATCAGCAGCGGAGTTAGCGTCACGGATAATGCGTTCGGCCGTGATCTTCGCGCGCTCAAGATTTGGCGGATCCGCGGACAACCAACGATGGCACG is a window encoding:
- a CDS encoding response regulator transcription factor, with translation MTSEQPLLRRSAPLSKQQEGEQPRVIIVDDDASVREALSELILSAGFESICFASTRELLDADVLDGPGCLILDVRMPGASGLDLQNRLAKSGNSKPIIFLTGHGDIPMTVQAMKAGAIDFLTKPARDQTLLDAVTAGIAMDATRRAAAGIVKRNVERFETLTPREREVLREVAQGRVNKQIAFDLGISEVTVKLHRGNVMRKMEVASVGELIRAWETLPPVMRDAAAATSST
- a CDS encoding response regulator, which produces MKKPRPIVAIVDDDPRLLESVEDLLESAGYTARTFSSGRSLLASGLSSVSVLITDIGMPGVDGFELRKLVKKVRPELPVFLITGRHEIADQDQAQGVSGFFRKPFDAKALLTAVGDALRNQKMEDDHDK
- a CDS encoding response regulator, translated to MTTESHIVYIVDDDARVREALSELLSSHGIGTKTFRSAGEYISTEKPDVPACLILDVELPDINGLDLQRQIAEGNHPPIVFVTGHGDIPSSVRAIKHGAVDFLTKPFSDSELMAAIHAAIAQDQDQRSERADLKALNQRYLDLTPREREVLALVVSGLLNKQAAAELGISEVTLEIHRRNVMQKMAAASLADLVRIAEKLKIPITHSRRAREG